In Solidesulfovibrio carbinoliphilus subsp. oakridgensis, the sequence GAAGCTCCAATGCCCTGGAAAAAGGTCAATCCGATGGAAGAACGCGCCCGGTTCATTGTGGAGTTGTCGCAGCGACGGGAATCATTTGCAGCCTTGTGCCGCAAGTATGGGATCAGTCGCGAAACGGGTTACAAGTGGCTGCGCCGCTATCAGGCAGGGGAAGGGCTTGGGGAACGAAGCCGCGTTGCCCGGCATTGCCCGCACAAAACACCTGATGCAGTCGTCACGTTATTACTCGCATTGCGACAGGAGAATCCCTACTGGGGTCCCAAAAAGCTCGTCAGGCTTCTGCAAGATGTGCACGGCATAGAGTACCCACCGGCCAAAAGTACAGCCGGCGACATTTTGAAACGGCACGGATTGATCACCGCCACAAAAGCAAAGCGCCGTCAGTCAGGAGGCCGGTTGCGGCGAGAGGATCTCCGGCAGCCCAAACAGGCAAATGATGTTTGGAGTGCGGATTACAAGGGCTGGTTTCGCCTGGAGGACAGGAGCATTTGCCATCCTTTGACAATCAGTGACATCTTTAGCCGCTATGTCTTAGGGTGTTACGTCTTTCCTACGCAGACGCTTGAACGAACAAAAGAGGCGATGCGGCGGGTGTTTATGCGATACGGCCTGCCACGCGCCATCCGCGTGGACAATGGGACTCCGTTTGGTTCGACCGGGATCGCAGGTTTGACCGGCTTAAGCGTCTGGTGGCTCCAGCTGGGTATTGTCGTGGACTTCATCGCGCCTGGAAAGCCCGAGCAAAATGGCTGCCACGAAAGAATGCATCGGACCTTGAAACTGGAAGCCACTATCCCGCCTTCGGCGAATCTGCGGGAGCAACAAGAACGATTGGAGTCCTGGCGGGAGCGATTTAA encodes:
- a CDS encoding integrase core domain-containing protein yields the protein MPWKKVNPMEERARFIVELSQRRESFAALCRKYGISRETGYKWLRRYQAGEGLGERSRVARHCPHKTPDAVVTLLLALRQENPYWGPKKLVRLLQDVHGIEYPPAKSTAGDILKRHGLITATKAKRRQSGGRLRREDLRQPKQANDVWSADYKGWFRLEDRSICHPLTISDIFSRYVLGCYVFPTQTLERTKEAMRRVFMRYGLPRAIRVDNGTPFGSTGIAGLTGLSVWWLQLGIVVDFIAPGKPEQNGCHERMHRTLKLEATIPPSANLREQQERLESWRERFNSHRPHEALDQATPASIYRPSSRRLPRNEPCFEYPSSFESRTVRRDGMFNWEGRQIFLGEAFAKCRIGLTRNYDDRWLVYLGEHLLGGFCPKDPKRVVPVRSLIS